CTTTATCCCTTCTTCTTTAAAGCTATCCGTTTTCATTCCAGCCACTACGGTATTTAAACTTGCATAGTTCGGCATATAGCCTACCTTTACCGTTGTCAGTTTCTTATCTTCCTTTTTCTCTCCAGAAACACTTTCATTTCCTGAACAACCTACTAGGGCAATCATAAAAAGAGCGGAAATCATCAAACTAATAATTCTTTTCATATGTAGATTCTCCTTTTAAATAAAAATCTTGGAATTCTGGTAATCTATCATTTTCTAACTTCTAGGTATTCTTTATAAACTTGACTCCAAATATAGTTCTTAGCATCTAAAAATTCTTTAGATAACTTCGATTCTTGAGTACGGGGGAATGGAATAGGTATATCTACTATTTCTTTTATCCGCCCCGGGCGAGCACTCATAATAACTACCTTTTGCCCCAAAAGGATGGCTTCATCCACATCATGAGTAATAAAGAAACAGGTTTTTTGTTCCTTTTCCCATGTATGAAGTAGCTCTTCTTGGAGCTGGGTCCTCGTTTGTGCATCAAGAGCACCAAATGGTTCATCCATTAAAAGAACTGAAGGGTTTGCAGCATAGGCCCTTGCAATTGCAACACGCTGTTTCATTCCACCTGATAATTCTTTAGGATAATGATTAATGAAATCCTCTAAATCCACCATT
This Arthrobacter citreus DNA region includes the following protein-coding sequences:
- a CDS encoding ABC transporter ATP-binding protein, which translates into the protein MAGKERTVKLKIESLHKMYPSRNGEVTALNGINLDVMESEFITVVGPSGCGKSTLLNIIAGLEKPTSGKVFCDNQEIIGTGTERGVVFQQYALFPWLTVKGNVLFGIHLQGIKGKEADELAMKYIRMVDLEDFINHYPKELSGGMKQRVAIARAYAANPSVLLMDEPFGALDAQTRTQLQEELLHTWEKEQKTCFFITHDVDEAILLGQKVVIMSARPGRIKEIVDIPIPFPRTQESKLSKEFLDAKNYIWSQVYKEYLEVRK